Proteins encoded together in one Gemmatimonadales bacterium window:
- a CDS encoding gluconate 2-dehydrogenase subunit 3 family protein, whose protein sequence is MKDGERGAGSGTFGSHEMDRREAIEAMGLGAMAAYGVGSPTWERFRKWTAQGQASWRFFNETELATVRVLADMVIPHDEKSGGATDAGSIEYMDFVLAESGDQAKQAWHDGLRWFDEECGRRFQKPLVQCDDAQRAAVLDDIAWPARAREELRPAAQFFNRVRDLTASAFFSSRMGVEDLGYIGNVFIPVWLGAPDEALRELGVSYAEWDRRYGGADASRRPRGSRP, encoded by the coding sequence ATGAAAGACGGGGAGCGGGGAGCGGGGAGCGGTACCTTCGGTTCGCACGAGATGGATAGGCGGGAGGCGATCGAGGCGATGGGGCTCGGCGCCATGGCGGCGTACGGGGTCGGCTCGCCCACCTGGGAGCGGTTCCGGAAGTGGACCGCGCAAGGGCAGGCCTCTTGGCGCTTTTTCAACGAAACCGAGCTTGCTACCGTGCGCGTCCTCGCCGACATGGTGATCCCGCACGACGAGAAATCCGGTGGCGCAACCGACGCCGGCTCGATCGAGTACATGGACTTCGTCCTGGCCGAGTCGGGCGATCAGGCGAAGCAGGCGTGGCACGACGGCCTCCGGTGGTTCGACGAGGAGTGCGGGAGGCGCTTCCAGAAGCCGTTGGTGCAGTGCGACGACGCGCAGCGCGCCGCCGTGCTCGACGACATCGCGTGGCCGGCTCGGGCGCGCGAGGAGCTGCGCCCGGCCGCCCAGTTCTTCAACCGCGTCCGCGACCTCACTGCTTCGGCGTTCTTCTCGAGCCGGATGGGAGTGGAGGATCTCGGCTACATCGGCAACGTCTTCATTCCGGTCTGGCTCGGCGCGCCGGATGAGGCTCTTCGTGAGCTGGGCGTGAGCTATGCCGAGTGGGATCGCCGGTACGGCGGGGCCGATGCGTCGCGCCGACCGCGAGGATCCCGCCCGTGA
- a CDS encoding GMC family oxidoreductase — protein sequence MRPQSQRDDYDVCIVGSGAGGGMAAYALTRAGARVIILEAGGPWDNATDGAMMRPNYATQRRGASTRERPFGEFDACIGGWEIDGEPYTRAEGTRFDWWRARMVGGRTNHWGRISLRFGPDDFRRGDLDGLSPNWPITYDDIKPYYDRLDRLVGLFGSNEGLHNQPDGVFQPPPRPRAYELLVMDASKRLNVTCVPARLSILTRPLNGRAACHYCGQCNRGCAVHANFSSTNVLLAPARATGRLTLVTNAMVREVTVDDRGRATGVQYIDKTDGGDKRVRARVVVLAASACESARLLLNSKSSRFPQGLANSSGAVGKAITDTTGTDVAGFIPRLVGRKRYNEDGVGGGHVYMPWWLDNRQLDFPRGYHIEVWGGLGQPGAGFFGGIHRYPNGGGWGRTLKNDYRRYWGTTIGFSGRGEMIPNDGSYCELDPDVRDRWGIPVLRFHWQWTDHEYNQVRHMQQTFRNLVDAMGGQVFSSMPTREQEYGIAAGGRIIHELGGTKMGSDPATSVLNSNCQAHEVPNLFVADGGPFVSQADKNPTWTIMALAWRTCDHISQAMRRREI from the coding sequence GTGCGACCTCAGTCCCAGCGCGACGATTACGACGTCTGCATCGTGGGTTCCGGTGCCGGTGGCGGCATGGCCGCCTACGCCCTCACCCGGGCCGGCGCGAGAGTCATCATCCTCGAAGCCGGTGGCCCGTGGGACAATGCCACGGACGGCGCGATGATGCGGCCGAACTACGCGACCCAGCGGCGTGGCGCCTCCACCCGCGAACGGCCCTTCGGCGAATTCGACGCCTGCATCGGCGGCTGGGAGATAGACGGCGAGCCGTATACGCGGGCGGAGGGCACCCGGTTCGACTGGTGGCGCGCGCGGATGGTGGGCGGCCGCACCAACCACTGGGGCCGCATCTCCCTCCGCTTCGGCCCCGACGACTTCCGCCGCGGCGACCTCGACGGACTCTCCCCCAACTGGCCCATCACCTACGACGACATCAAGCCCTATTACGACCGCCTCGATCGGCTGGTGGGGCTCTTCGGCAGCAACGAGGGGCTGCACAACCAGCCCGACGGGGTCTTCCAGCCGCCGCCCCGGCCACGCGCGTATGAGCTGCTCGTGATGGACGCGTCGAAACGGTTGAACGTGACGTGCGTCCCGGCGCGGCTCTCGATCCTCACGCGCCCGCTTAACGGCCGCGCGGCTTGCCACTACTGCGGCCAGTGCAACCGCGGCTGCGCGGTTCACGCGAATTTCTCGAGCACCAACGTGCTGCTGGCGCCCGCCCGCGCCACCGGGCGCCTCACGCTGGTCACGAACGCGATGGTGCGCGAGGTCACCGTTGACGACCGCGGGCGCGCCACCGGCGTGCAGTACATCGACAAGACCGACGGAGGGGACAAGCGCGTGCGCGCGCGCGTCGTGGTGCTCGCGGCGAGCGCCTGCGAGTCGGCGCGGCTGCTGCTCAACTCGAAGTCGTCGCGATTCCCGCAGGGACTCGCGAACTCGAGCGGCGCCGTCGGGAAAGCCATCACCGACACGACGGGCACCGACGTCGCCGGCTTCATCCCGCGCCTCGTCGGCCGGAAGCGCTACAACGAGGATGGCGTCGGCGGCGGCCACGTCTACATGCCGTGGTGGCTGGACAATCGGCAACTGGACTTCCCGCGCGGCTACCACATCGAGGTTTGGGGCGGCCTGGGCCAGCCGGGCGCGGGGTTCTTCGGCGGCATCCACCGCTATCCCAACGGCGGCGGATGGGGCCGCACCCTGAAGAACGACTACCGCCGCTACTGGGGCACGACGATCGGCTTTTCGGGCCGAGGAGAGATGATCCCCAACGACGGCTCGTACTGCGAGCTCGACCCCGACGTGCGCGACCGGTGGGGCATTCCGGTGCTGCGTTTCCACTGGCAGTGGACCGACCACGAGTACAACCAGGTCCGCCACATGCAGCAGACCTTCCGCAACTTGGTGGACGCGATGGGCGGACAGGTCTTCTCCTCCATGCCCACGCGTGAGCAGGAGTACGGCATCGCCGCGGGCGGCAGGATCATCCACGAGCTGGGCGGAACGAAGATGGGGAGCGACCCTGCGACGTCGGTGCTCAACTCCAACTGCCAGGCGCACGAAGTCCCCAACCTCTTCGTCGCGGACGGCGGGCCGTTCGTCTCGCAGGCGGACAAGAATCCGACTTGGACCATCATGGCGCTGGCGTGGCGGACGTGCGACCACATCAGCCAGGCGATGCGGCGGAGGGAGATATGA
- a CDS encoding DUF1080 domain-containing protein: protein MNAFFRAAAPAARAVLSAVAVLAAVPVGLLAQAAEWPVHSMARPRPPVVNPGHGRPPVPPPSDAIVLFDGRDLAEWAGNDSTPARWNARDGYIECAPGTGNIHTRRVFGDVQLHIEWATPTPPHGEGQERGNSGVYLMGLYEVQVLDSYQNDTYADGQAAAIYGQSPPLVNASRPPGQWQTYDIVFHRPHFNADGSLAQPARITVFHNGVLVQDNTEITGRTVHATVATYRSHADRLPLVLQDHGNRIRYRNIWVKELPE, encoded by the coding sequence ATGAACGCATTCTTCAGAGCGGCGGCTCCCGCCGCACGCGCCGTGCTCAGCGCCGTCGCGGTCCTGGCCGCGGTGCCGGTAGGGCTACTGGCCCAGGCCGCCGAATGGCCGGTGCACTCGATGGCCCGTCCTCGGCCGCCGGTGGTGAACCCAGGCCACGGGCGCCCGCCCGTGCCGCCGCCCTCGGACGCGATCGTGCTCTTCGACGGCCGCGACCTCGCGGAATGGGCAGGCAACGACAGCACGCCGGCCCGTTGGAACGCGCGTGACGGTTACATCGAATGCGCGCCGGGCACGGGCAACATCCACACCCGGCGCGTCTTCGGGGACGTGCAGCTTCACATCGAGTGGGCCACACCGACGCCGCCCCACGGCGAAGGCCAGGAGCGCGGCAACAGTGGGGTGTACCTGATGGGACTCTACGAAGTGCAGGTGCTCGACTCGTACCAAAACGACACCTACGCCGACGGGCAGGCGGCCGCCATCTACGGCCAGAGCCCGCCGCTCGTCAACGCCTCACGCCCGCCTGGCCAGTGGCAGACCTATGACATCGTCTTCCATCGCCCGCACTTCAACGCCGACGGATCCCTCGCGCAGCCGGCCCGCATCACGGTGTTCCACAACGGCGTGCTGGTGCAGGACAACACGGAGATCACGGGCCGAACCGTGCACGCCACGGTCGCGACCTACCGGTCTCACGCCGACCGGCTGCCGCTGGTGCTCCAGGATCACGGGAATCGCATCCGTTACCGCAACATCTGGGTGAAGGAGCTGCCGGAGTGA
- a CDS encoding Gfo/Idh/MocA family oxidoreductase: MARIPRRTFVQESAAAAAAFTIVPRHVLGRGHQAPSDTVIVACIGVGGIGRNDVRGIAQAGANISALCDVDDEAAAESYRAYPRARKYKDWREMLERERDVDAINISTPDHGHAAATMLALRAGKHCRTQKPLTRTIAEARAIRDAAAQRPRLVTQMGNQGHANEGVRIMREWVEAGLIGTVREVHIWTNRPIWPQGIQRPTEAHNPRPSLDWNLWLGPAPDRPYNPAYAPFRWRGWWDFGTGALGDMACHLMDAAYWILDLGYPSHVEAECSQLFTETAPRSSRITFNFPAKGSRPAVTVVWRDGALVAPRPAEWPATELWPFGDDGGQLWIGDQGKMTAGVYAENPRLLDAARMAEVTAHPLEQRYPRIPGGGYAEFVNAIKNGTRAGSDFANHATGLTEMILFGCLAQRLGASLDVEPATGRIITSIPGDWVTPTYRRGWSL, from the coding sequence ATGGCCCGCATCCCGCGTCGCACGTTCGTACAGGAGTCGGCGGCCGCCGCGGCGGCCTTCACCATCGTACCGCGCCACGTCCTCGGCCGCGGCCACCAAGCGCCGAGCGACACGGTCATCGTCGCCTGCATCGGCGTGGGGGGCATAGGCCGCAACGACGTGCGCGGCATCGCGCAGGCCGGGGCGAACATCTCCGCGCTGTGCGACGTGGACGACGAGGCGGCGGCCGAGTCGTACCGCGCCTATCCGCGGGCCCGCAAGTACAAGGATTGGCGCGAGATGCTCGAGCGTGAGCGCGACGTGGACGCGATCAACATCTCCACGCCCGACCACGGTCACGCGGCGGCGACGATGCTGGCGTTGCGGGCGGGCAAGCACTGCCGCACCCAGAAGCCGCTGACGCGAACCATCGCCGAGGCGCGCGCGATCCGGGACGCGGCGGCGCAGCGCCCGCGGCTCGTCACCCAGATGGGCAACCAGGGTCACGCCAACGAGGGCGTGCGCATCATGCGCGAGTGGGTGGAAGCCGGCCTCATCGGGACGGTGCGCGAGGTGCACATCTGGACCAACCGTCCCATCTGGCCGCAGGGCATTCAGCGTCCCACGGAGGCGCACAACCCACGTCCCTCCCTCGATTGGAACCTGTGGCTCGGCCCGGCGCCTGACCGGCCGTACAACCCGGCCTACGCGCCGTTCCGGTGGCGCGGCTGGTGGGACTTCGGCACCGGCGCCCTGGGCGACATGGCGTGCCACTTGATGGACGCGGCATACTGGATCCTGGACCTCGGCTACCCGTCGCACGTCGAGGCCGAGTGCTCGCAGCTGTTCACCGAGACCGCGCCCAGAAGCTCTCGCATCACCTTCAACTTCCCTGCCAAGGGGAGTCGTCCGGCGGTGACGGTGGTGTGGCGGGACGGCGCGCTGGTGGCGCCGCGGCCAGCGGAGTGGCCGGCGACGGAGCTTTGGCCGTTCGGTGACGACGGCGGACAGCTGTGGATCGGCGACCAAGGCAAGATGACCGCGGGGGTCTACGCCGAGAACCCGCGGCTCCTCGACGCCGCGCGCATGGCCGAGGTGACGGCGCATCCGTTGGAACAGCGCTACCCGCGCATTCCAGGCGGCGGGTATGCGGAGTTCGTGAACGCCATCAAGAACGGCACGCGAGCCGGCTCGGACTTCGCGAATCACGCCACGGGGCTGACCGAGATGATCCTGTTCGGCTGCCTCGCTCAGCGGCTAGGTGCAAGCCTCGACGTGGAACCGGCGACCGGGCGGATCATTACCTCGATCCCGGGCGATTGGGTGACTCCCACTTACCGGCGTGGGTGGAGTTTATGA
- a CDS encoding Gfo/Idh/MocA family oxidoreductase, translated as MSERLGIGIIGSGFNAKFHLQAFQGVRDADVLGVWSPNSANASETARLARRLDVGRAKAYPSIAAMVADPAIRAIWLCGPNHARIANVEEIVDTLERGKGELVGIACEKPLARNVAEAREVARMVKRARLKHGYLENQVFAPQVEAGRALLWARGAKLTGRPYLARAAEEHSGPHTPWFWQGKLQGGGVLNDMMCHSALVVRHLLTEPGQPLGSVKVKRITGHIASLKWTRPRYAAKLSRSMGKAVDYARRPAEDFASVTIEFETKDGLTVLGEATTSWSFVGAGLRLSAELLGPEYSMSWNTLDTGLKLFFSREVQGRAGEDLVEKQNAEIGLMPVVANEPAAYGYEAEDRHFVRVFLGKEKPRFTFDDGVEVVRILMAAYLSAESGKTLAFPPRGLDDFVPKVAKGTWRP; from the coding sequence GTGAGCGAGCGTCTCGGCATCGGCATCATCGGGAGCGGTTTCAACGCGAAGTTCCACCTCCAGGCGTTCCAGGGCGTGCGCGACGCCGACGTGCTTGGCGTGTGGAGCCCCAACTCCGCGAACGCCTCGGAAACGGCGCGGCTGGCACGCAGACTCGATGTGGGCCGCGCGAAGGCGTATCCCTCGATCGCCGCGATGGTCGCCGATCCGGCGATCCGGGCCATCTGGCTCTGCGGCCCGAACCACGCCCGCATCGCCAACGTCGAAGAGATCGTGGACACCCTCGAACGTGGTAAGGGGGAGCTGGTCGGCATCGCCTGCGAGAAACCGCTCGCCCGCAACGTGGCCGAGGCACGTGAGGTCGCGCGAATGGTGAAGCGCGCGCGCCTCAAGCACGGCTACCTCGAGAATCAGGTATTCGCCCCCCAGGTCGAGGCCGGGCGCGCGCTCCTCTGGGCGCGCGGCGCGAAGCTCACCGGCCGGCCCTACCTGGCGCGCGCCGCCGAGGAACACAGCGGTCCGCACACGCCCTGGTTCTGGCAAGGGAAGCTCCAGGGCGGCGGCGTGCTGAACGACATGATGTGCCACTCTGCGTTGGTCGTCAGGCATCTGCTGACGGAGCCGGGGCAGCCGCTCGGGTCGGTGAAGGTGAAGCGCATCACCGGCCATATCGCGAGTCTCAAGTGGACGCGTCCCCGGTATGCGGCGAAGCTGTCCCGTTCGATGGGGAAGGCGGTGGACTACGCGCGCCGGCCGGCCGAGGATTTCGCCAGCGTGACCATCGAGTTCGAGACGAAGGACGGGCTGACGGTGCTAGGAGAAGCGACCACGTCGTGGAGCTTCGTCGGCGCGGGGCTGCGCCTTTCGGCCGAGCTGCTGGGCCCCGAGTACTCGATGTCCTGGAACACGCTCGACACCGGGCTTAAGCTCTTCTTCAGCCGGGAAGTGCAGGGCAGGGCCGGCGAGGACCTGGTCGAGAAGCAGAACGCGGAGATCGGGCTCATGCCCGTCGTGGCCAACGAGCCCGCTGCCTACGGATACGAAGCGGAGGATCGTCACTTCGTCCGCGTGTTCCTTGGCAAGGAGAAGCCGAGGTTCACCTTCGACGACGGCGTCGAGGTGGTACGCATCCTGATGGCGGCCTACCTGAGCGCCGAATCGGGGAAGACGCTGGCCTTCCCTCCGCGCGGGCTCGACGACTTCGTGCCGAAGGTCGCCAAGGGGACGTGGAGGCCCTAG
- a CDS encoding DUF433 domain-containing protein has translation MDWKPYITADPNIMHGAVCFRGTRVPVTVVLDNLAAGETAERILDQYPTLKAEHLPAALAYAAELARERILPIPA, from the coding sequence GTGGACTGGAAGCCCTACATAACTGCCGATCCCAACATCATGCACGGTGCCGTGTGCTTCCGTGGCACGCGTGTTCCGGTCACGGTGGTACTTGACAATCTGGCGGCTGGTGAGACTGCCGAACGCATCCTGGATCAGTATCCTACCCTGAAGGCAGAGCACCTTCCAGCCGCCCTTGCCTACGCGGCTGAGCTGGCGCGGGAACGCATCCTCCCCATTCCCGCCTAG
- a CDS encoding transposase, giving the protein MHDVGIGSYVGLPVHKGLRLVPSGQYNYQAVVESTGARYWRADVLAGLGVALVLAHATRLKAICAAKVKTDQVDSDVLAVLLRAGLIPEAHMIRPEQRGPRDLMRTRLRLVEKCVSAQNSIDRLLEKFNVPDVGQLDALYQLQACCHQRHPVADPQS; this is encoded by the coding sequence GTGCATGATGTTGGGATCGGCAGTTATGTAGGGCTTCCAGTCCACAAAGGCCTCCGGCTTGTACCGTCGGGGCAATATAACTACCAGGCGGTCGTCGAATCGACGGGCGCCCGGTACTGGCGGGCCGACGTGCTCGCTGGTCTGGGCGTTGCGCTCGTGCTCGCCCACGCCACCCGGCTCAAGGCCATCTGCGCCGCCAAGGTCAAGACCGACCAGGTCGACTCCGACGTCCTGGCCGTCCTGCTCCGCGCCGGTCTCATCCCCGAAGCGCACATGATCCGGCCCGAGCAGCGCGGGCCCCGCGACCTCATGCGCACCCGGCTCCGCCTGGTCGAGAAATGCGTGAGCGCCCAGAACAGCATCGACCGGCTGCTCGAGAAGTTCAACGTGCCCGACGTGGGGCAGCTCGACGCGCTCTACCAGCTCCAAGCCTGTTGTCATCAGCGCCACCCCGTAGCGGACCCCCAATCATAA
- a CDS encoding DUF5916 domain-containing protein, producing the protein MATTAAVRAARPPVLDGRDDDEVWRLATPITEFRQFSPVEDAEARFSTEVKVAYDAHNFYAFVRAYDPHPDSILRLLSRRDVRSASDQIKILIDSYHDRRTGYEFAVNPAGVKRDYSVSDDGDEDGAWDGVWEVATTVDSLGWTAEFRIPLSQMRYTPSETNTFGFGVWRDLQRTTERFSWPVYRNSRPGLMSQLGEVTGLTGLASPRRLEVSPYAVTKNVSTTSATGFDRDQRLTAGADLKYGLTSNLTLDATVNPDFGQVEADPAVLNLSAFETFFGERRPFFIEGTGIFRFNVNCSQVNCSGEGLFYSRRIGRSPQLGGLYGDASSATSSTILGAGKLTGRLPGGLTLGVLNAVTARAAGTSDRTIEPATNYAAVRVQQDFRHGESGIGGIVTAVRRDVDQWTEPYLRGSAYVGGVDFRHRFLGGKYQVSGSLDLSRVTGAAPAIAATQRSSVHYFQRPDGGLTYDSTRTSLGGDAEELFFGKVGGRVTHFETTYQRRSPGFEINDMGFLRRADQQSWNTWFGLSGNRPTRVYQRASWNFNWWQYWTATGLATERAFNSNLHAQLNSRWWVRAGGTLGQLGGVSCDRCTRGGPNLTVDPYLSAWGGVAGDDRKIIVPELWVNYFSGDGGRSVFRNVNPFVSLRVSTRFSTSMGVSYSWNTDDSQWFGNFTDAGGTHYTFARLMQKTGSVNWRVDYTLSPTLSVQLYAQPFVSKGTYSNVREASNPGASRYQDRYQPYRDTALANNPGGFNFKQFRSNTVLRWEYRPGSTLFLVWTQGRQDFAGAEGSNSFGGDFRDLFDTRPDNTFLVKASYWLSW; encoded by the coding sequence GTGGCGACCACCGCGGCGGTGCGCGCTGCCCGGCCGCCCGTCCTGGACGGACGCGACGATGACGAGGTCTGGCGGTTGGCCACTCCCATCACCGAATTTCGGCAGTTCTCGCCGGTGGAGGATGCCGAGGCGCGATTCTCTACCGAGGTGAAAGTCGCGTACGACGCGCACAACTTCTACGCCTTCGTGCGCGCGTACGATCCGCACCCCGACAGCATCCTGCGGCTCCTCTCCCGGCGCGACGTGCGCTCCGCGTCGGACCAGATCAAGATCCTCATCGACTCCTATCACGACCGCCGCACCGGCTACGAGTTCGCGGTGAACCCGGCGGGCGTGAAGCGCGACTACTCGGTCTCCGACGACGGCGACGAAGACGGCGCCTGGGACGGGGTGTGGGAGGTCGCGACCACCGTGGACTCCCTCGGCTGGACGGCCGAGTTCCGCATCCCGCTCTCGCAGATGCGCTACACCCCCTCGGAGACCAACACCTTCGGGTTCGGCGTGTGGCGGGACTTGCAGCGCACCACCGAGCGGTTCAGCTGGCCGGTCTACCGGAATTCACGGCCGGGCCTCATGTCCCAGCTCGGCGAGGTCACGGGCCTCACCGGCCTGGCCTCGCCACGGCGGCTCGAGGTGAGTCCGTATGCGGTGACGAAGAACGTCTCGACGACGTCGGCGACCGGCTTCGACCGGGACCAGCGGCTGACCGCGGGCGCGGACCTCAAGTACGGGCTGACGTCCAACCTCACACTCGACGCCACGGTGAACCCCGATTTCGGACAGGTCGAGGCGGACCCCGCGGTGCTGAACCTCTCGGCCTTCGAGACCTTCTTCGGGGAGCGGCGGCCGTTCTTCATCGAGGGGACGGGGATCTTCCGCTTCAACGTGAACTGCAGCCAGGTGAACTGCAGCGGCGAGGGGCTGTTCTACTCACGCCGCATCGGGCGCTCGCCCCAGTTGGGGGGCCTCTACGGCGACGCGAGCTCGGCTACCTCCTCGACGATCCTGGGCGCCGGCAAGCTCACCGGTCGGCTGCCCGGCGGCCTGACGCTCGGCGTGCTCAACGCGGTGACGGCGCGCGCGGCCGGCACATCAGACCGCACCATCGAGCCGGCGACCAATTACGCCGCGGTGCGGGTGCAGCAGGACTTCCGTCACGGGGAAAGCGGGATCGGCGGGATCGTGACGGCGGTGCGGCGCGACGTGGACCAGTGGACCGAGCCCTACCTGCGCGGCAGCGCCTATGTGGGCGGCGTGGATTTTCGTCACCGCTTCCTCGGCGGGAAGTACCAGGTCTCGGGCTCGCTCGACCTGAGCCGCGTGACGGGAGCGGCGCCGGCCATCGCCGCGACGCAACGGAGCTCGGTGCACTACTTCCAGCGGCCCGACGGCGGCCTCACCTACGACTCGACGCGCACCTCGCTCGGCGGCGACGCCGAGGAGCTGTTCTTCGGGAAGGTCGGCGGCCGCGTCACGCATTTCGAGACCACCTACCAGCGCCGGTCGCCCGGATTCGAGATCAACGACATGGGATTCCTGCGCCGGGCCGACCAGCAGAGCTGGAACACCTGGTTCGGGCTCTCGGGCAATCGTCCGACGCGGGTGTACCAGCGGGCGTCCTGGAACTTCAACTGGTGGCAGTACTGGACTGCGACCGGTCTGGCCACCGAGCGCGCCTTCAACTCCAACCTGCACGCCCAGCTCAACAGCCGGTGGTGGGTGCGCGCCGGCGGGACCCTGGGACAGCTCGGCGGCGTCTCATGCGACCGCTGCACCCGTGGCGGTCCCAACCTCACCGTGGATCCGTACCTCTCCGCCTGGGGCGGCGTCGCCGGCGACGACCGGAAGATCATCGTGCCGGAGCTGTGGGTGAACTACTTCAGCGGGGACGGGGGGCGCTCGGTGTTCCGGAACGTAAACCCCTTCGTGAGCCTGCGCGTCTCCACCCGGTTCTCCACCAGCATGGGGGTGAGCTATTCCTGGAACACCGACGACTCCCAGTGGTTCGGCAATTTCACCGACGCGGGAGGGACGCACTATACTTTCGCGCGCCTCATGCAGAAGACGGGCTCGGTCAACTGGCGGGTGGACTACACGCTGTCGCCGACGCTGTCGGTGCAGCTGTACGCGCAGCCGTTCGTGAGTAAGGGCACCTATTCGAACGTGCGGGAAGCGTCGAACCCGGGGGCGTCGCGCTACCAGGACCGCTACCAGCCCTACCGTGACACTGCGCTCGCCAATAACCCTGGCGGTTTCAATTTCAAGCAGTTCCGCTCCAACACGGTGCTGCGGTGGGAGTACCGGCCCGGCTCGACGCTGTTCCTCGTTTGGACGCAGGGCCGGCAGGATTTCGCGGGCGCGGAGGGGTCGAACTCGTTCGGCGGGGACTTCCGCGATCTCTTCGACACCCGCCCCGACAACACGTTCCTGGTCAAGGCGTCCTACTGGCTGAGCTGGTGA